One Podarcis raffonei isolate rPodRaf1 chromosome 3, rPodRaf1.pri, whole genome shotgun sequence genomic region harbors:
- the LOC128409861 gene encoding opsin-5-like, translating into MEERYISRLHPTGDYGAGVFLLVIGILTVLGNSAVLAVAVKRSSHLRSPELLTVNLAVTDLGMAISMYPLAIASAWNHAWLGGDATCIYYALMGFLFGVASMMTLSVMAVIRFLVTHSSKSNSNTINRKVIHVSIALIWLYAALWAMLPLLGWGHYGPEPFGTSCTIAWSQFHNSANGLSFILSMFILCTILPAITITICYLGIAWKVHKTYQKMQNFNRTSNAAKLEKKLTLMAVLISVGFLSAWTPYAAVSFWSIFHSSESIPPIVTLLPCLFAKSSTAYNPFIYYAFSKTFRREIKRLQCCCSQKVYFSTKHTTNSHVSVIWSGRDNAHISSFRKTDSGEVPNPSAAAAEVLFENIALKSRS; encoded by the exons gcATCCTGACAGTTCTGGGGAATTCAGCTGTCCTGGCAGTAGCTGTGAAGCGCTCCTCCCATCTCAGGTCACCTGAGCTCCTGACGGTTAATTTGGCCGTAACCGATCTTGGAATGGCCATCAGCATGTATCCCCTAGCTATTGCTTCTGCTTGGAACCATGCCTGGCTGGGGGGCGATGCAACTTGCATTTATTATGCCCTGATGGGTTTCCTGTTTGGTGTCGCCAGCATGATGACCTTGTCTGTGATGGCTGTAATCCGCTTTCTTGTAACCCACTCTTCAAAGTCCAATA gTAATACAATCAACAGAAAAGTCATCCATGTTTCTATTGCCTTGATCTGGCTGTATGCAGCCCTCTGGGCCATGTTGCCTCTGCTAGGCTGGGGGCATTACGGCCCAGAACCATTTGGCACTTCCTGCACCATAGCCTGGAGCCAGTTCCACAACTCGGCTAATGGGCTTTCCTTTATTCTGAGCATGTTCATTCTGTGTACAATTCTGCCAGCAATTACCATCACCATCTGTTACTTGGGTATAGCCTGGAAGGTTCATAAAACCTATCAAAAGATGCAGAACTTCAACAGGACTTCAAATGCAGCAAAGCTGGAGAAGAAATTGACATTG ATGGCTGTACTGATCAGTGTGGGATTCCTCAGCGCATGGACACCATATGCCGCAGTCAGCTTCTGGTCAATATTTCACTCCAGTGAATCAATACCACCCATCGTTACCTTGTTGCCATGTCTTTTTGCTAAATCCTCAACAGCCTACAACCCTTTCATTTACTATGCTTTCAGCAAAACTTTCCGGCGTGAAATTAAGCGCCTCCAGTGCTGCTGTAGTCAGAAAGTTTACTTTAGCACCAAGCATACCACCAATAGCCATGTGTCAGTGATTTGGTCAGGAAGGGATAACGCGCACATTTCTTCATTCAGAAAGACAGACAGTGGAGAAGTTCCAAATCCATCAGCTGCAGCTGCAGAAGTCTTATTTGAAAACATTGCTCTAAAGTCCAGATCATGA
- the LGALSL gene encoding galectin-related protein — protein sequence MAGSVAERDAVKIEDGHLNNSLGSPVQAEVYFPRLIVPFCGHIKGGMRPGKKILVMGIVDLNPESFDISLTCGDSEDPPADVAIELKAIFSDRQFLRNSCVSGEWGEEQSSLPYFPFIPDQPFRVEILCEHPRFRIFVDGHQLFDFYHRIEKLSAIDTIKINGDLQLTKLG from the exons ATGGCGGGATCGGTGGCCGAGAGGGACGCGGTG AAAATAGAAGACGGGCATTTGAACAACTCACTGGGCTCTCCTGTGCAAGCAGAAGTGTATTTTCCACGCCTG ATTGTCCCATTCTGTGGGCACATCAAAGGAGGAATGAGGCCGGGCAAGAAGATCTTGGTAATGGGCATTGTGGATCTCAACCCAGAGAG TTTTGACATCAGTCTCACATGTGGGGACTCAGAGGATCCTCCTGCTGACGTAGCTATTGAACTGAAAGCCATATTCTCGGACAGACAGTTTCTCAGGAATTCTTGTGTATCTGGTGAATGGGGAGAAGAACAATCATCTCTTCCTTACTTTCCATTTATTCCAGACCAGCCCTTTAGG GTTGAAATACTTTGTGAACACCCTCGTTTTAGAATATTCGTGGATGGACACCAGCTTTTTGATTTTTACCACCGCATTGAGAAGTTGTCAGCTATTGATACGATAAAGATAAATGGGGATCTCCAACTTACTAAACTTGGTTGA